The genomic window TGGCCTGGCAATGTGATAGCCCTGGCCACAGCTGACGCCTAAATCGCGAATCGCGATTAGTTCGGCTTGCGTTTCTATGCCTTCGGCCACGACGTGGGTGCCGCATTGCTCGGCGATGCTTTGTATCGAGCGTACAAATTGCATTTTCACGGGATCAAGATCGATACCCTGAATAAAATGCATATCAATTTTGACGTATTCCGGTTTCAGCTCCGACCACAGGCGCAGACTGGAAAATCCCTCGCCAAGATCGTCGATCGCAATCTCAAAACCCATATTCCGGTAGTGCAGAACCGCTTCTCTTAAAAGACTGTAGTCATGCGTAGGTTGATATTCGGTGAGCTCGATGATGACGCGCTCAGGGTTGATGCCTAGCTCATGAATATAGTCTAGCGTCTCGCCATGCTTGGCATCGCGCTGCAGCAGGCATTCTGGGCTGACATTGAGAAATAATTTGCCGGGTAAGTTGAGTGCGGCAAATTGCTCCAGCACGATACGGCGACACAGATGCTCGACCGTCACCGTGAGATTGTGTTCTGCGGCCGCACTAAACAGATTGAGCGGCGAGTGCAAGGGGCTATCCGAAGGCCCGCGTATTAAACCTTCGTAACCCAAAATCTCACCGCTGTGCATGTGGATGATAGGTTGAAAGCGCGCGCTGAGCAATTGATGGCGGATGATGCGATGCAGTTGCGTCAGCACCGCGCTGCTTTTTTGCTGGCTGAGCTGTTCGCTAGTTAATGAATCTGAAACTGCTTCATAAAAAGCATATTCAAGGGGGTCGTCAGTCATTGCGCAATCCATTGAAGGTGCCTTGTAAATATTAAAGTTTAGGAGTTACGCAAAACCGCCCCAGCGTCCTTGTATCCGCCTCATCGTACTGACTGTCTTCGGCGGTACGCCTATCTGGAACGATTTTGCGTAAGTCCTATAAATCTTAGAAACGTAGCAAAAGCGCGCGTCTTTGCTCGCTCGCGCTTTGCGTTTAAGCTTAATTCTAAGTACTAATGTGCGGCTATCGACGCCGAGCTGGATATGGAGTGAATATATCAATTGTTGGTCAGCGTGAATATTTCGCTATGGTAATGTTGATATATGACAGCAGTATGTCCGCAGCCGTTTTAACTAGTTCGCTGCAGGGCGAGATGAGTCGCGCAAAAAATCCTGCAATGAAAAGAAAAATTCTTGCTATAATTGCGGGCTTGCTTAAGTTGCTAGTCGTTAAGGGCAACTGCTGTGCTAACAATTAGATTGTTTGAAAAAAGCATCTACCGTTAAATTGTAAAAAGCTTAAGGTGTTGTAAGTTAAAAGCCAGCTTTTCGCAAAATGCCAGCGTCACAGCCAAGCATCAATTTGTAGAAAATTCTAGCGTCGACCTGCTAGAGTTTTTTTGTAAAAGTTAGCACCTGGAGAGGTGGCAGAGTGGTCGAATGTACCTGACTCGAAATCAGGCGTGCGTGCGAACGTACCGAGGGTTCGAATCCCTCTCTCTCCTCCAATATTACGTTTCAGGCAGTGCCAAGAAACACCAAAAGCCGCATTACTCACTATGAGAATGCGGCTTTTTTGTTTCAGGAAGTGCCAAGCAGTTTCTTGACATCCCAACTTTTTGCATCCATGCTTGCATCCATGGATGAACCCATCAAGAAGTCATGGATGCAAAATGCCGAAACTCGCTACTCCGCTAACTGACATACAGGTCAGAAATAGCAAGCCTACCGACAAGACCAGAACCCTAGCCGATGGTAATGGCCTTTATCTGGAAATTACCAAGACCGGCAAGAAGAGCTGGCGCATGGCCTACCGCCGTCCAATTACCAAAACCAATAACCGCCTAAGCTTTGGTGATTACCCCTTGGTTAGCTTGGCTGAAGCGCGCACCAAATGCTTAGCCGCGAATAAACTACTTCTGGACGGGATAGACCCCGCTGTCCAAAGAGAAGAAAAGAAACAGCTCGCGGCTCTGGAAGCCGCCAACACCTTTGAAAAGCTAGCGCGTCAATGGCATAACACCCTTCTCTCGAAGTGGAGCCCATCGACCGCCAAAGAGACGATCAACCGGCTAGAGAAAGATATTTTTCCTGAGATTGGTCATTTGCCGATTGCATCAATTACCAATCAACAGGTCATTGCAGCCTTACGCAAAATCGAGGAACGCGGCGCAGGTGAAGTCGCGCACCGGCTCAAGGCCACCTGTGCGCGAGTGTTTAGTTATGCTAACCAGCACGACATAGAAAATAAAAATCCCGCCGCTGATTTAAAAGATGTGCTGAAGCCCGTCAAGATCGGCCACTTTGCAGCTATTGCACCTGACGAGCTGCCCGCTTTTCTGGAGGCGATAAGGGCAAATAATGCAAGGTTATACGCCCCGACCCGCATTGCTTTACGCTTGATGCTCTTAATTTTTGTGCGTAGTAGCGAACTACGCACGACACCGTGGAGCGAAATCAACTTAGAAACAGGCGAGTGGGTAATTCCATGGCAGCGCATGAAGCGTGGCAAGCTGACCATGAACCCAGATACCACGGATCACCACGTTTGTCTGTCGCGCCAAGGGCTAGAGTTATTGCGTGAGCTGCACCAGTACACTGGCGGCAGCAAGTACCTGTTCCCGAACCAGCGCGACCATGAAAAACCTATGAGTGGCGATGCAATCCGTATGGCACTAAACCGCATGGGTTACGAAGGCAAGATGACCACGCACGGGTTCCGAGCCTTAGCCATGACGACACTCAAAGAAAAACTAGGCTACCGGCACGAGACCGTGGACAGGCAACTTGCCCACGCCCAAAAAGATAAGATCGCCAGCGCCTACGACCGCGCCCAGTTTATCGACGAACGTAAAAAGATGATGCAGCATTGGGCAGACTACCTCGATGGAATAAAGGCTGGCGGCAACGTCATACAAGGAGGCTTCAAACAAGCCTAAGTGCCAAAGAACGCACAGCAAAAGCCGCCAGCTAGCGGCTTTTTTGACGTTGCTAGGTTAGAAAAAACTTAGAAATCGAAAAATGCAGGTGTTACAGTGTTACATGAGAAAGAGCAGGCTAGAAAGTTAGGCTGGCTCTAGTTCTTGCTGTAACACTTTATATATAAACTAGTGTTACATAGGTGTTACGTTAGTGTTACTGACTAACGGGTTCTTGTCTATTCGGACAGTTTTTCGCTTGGATTAGTTACTGGCACTTGTAAAAACTAAGCGCGGGTGGATTTTCTGGCGCAGACCCTTCGGCGGATTACCCCAATATAAATTACTCGTATCCAGCTAGTCATTTAAGTGGTCGGTTGATGCGAAGTTGCATGGTTATAATAAATTCGAAATTTGTTAATTTAGTTGATACAACGAAAATAAAATGTAATGATTCTTTTCATGCTTTTAGTACTAATTAATTTTAATGTTCATTAGTGAAAGCAAAAGCAGTAACAGGGTTTTGATTGTTTTCTTTCAAAATATTATGAAAAACGAGTCCGATTAGCCGAGATGGTGACGGACACATCTAGGACTTTAACCCTAATGGAAAAACTCGATAAGCCTCAAACGAAAGATTACGACCCTCTGGTAATGTGGGCTTGTGATCTTGAAGAGATTTTCTCCGTGCTAAATAATTGTACAAAAATAGAATTTGTTGCGGATCATGTGAAATTCGAATCTGTAGAGGAGTTCGTTAAGGCAAGTAAGGGCCGCAATCCAAAGGTAGTAAAGATAAAAACAAGCGAGCCCTATCTGACAATCGACCTATACCATCGTTGGGCTCAACTATATGTTTCATCAAGTGAGTTGTTAGCATCCGGTTTGTTCCACAAGATTGATTCCATTTTGAGTCGCTGCGAGAGAAAACCTAAATTTTTCTATCGATATGGCTGGGTATTCGGTTGCTCTTTGATTCTTCCGAATATTTTCTACTTGTCACAACTGAAATCATATCGCTACCTTTCTTACTGGAGTGGGAGCCTAATAATTTTATGGCTTTCGTACGTTGCATTCATTCAGCTTTGGCGTTTTTCAGTAATTCACCCAATGTATAGAGAAGCGAGACTTAATTTTTTTCGCAGAAACAAGGATTCTTTAGTCATTGCACTTATTTCTGCAATGGTTGGCGCCGTCGGAGGCGTTGGTGCAACAAAGATAGCTGACCGAGTTTGGCCTAGCACGAGCACGAGCACGAGCACGAGCACTAGTCCTGCTGCTGAGATGGGAGCTCCGCGAACAACAACGTCGCCTTCTCCGCGCCTCTCACCATAAATATTATGGTGCTTCAACGCGAAAAACTTGAGCAGC from Undibacterium parvum includes these protein-coding regions:
- a CDS encoding tyrosine-type recombinase/integrase codes for the protein MPKLATPLTDIQVRNSKPTDKTRTLADGNGLYLEITKTGKKSWRMAYRRPITKTNNRLSFGDYPLVSLAEARTKCLAANKLLLDGIDPAVQREEKKQLAALEAANTFEKLARQWHNTLLSKWSPSTAKETINRLEKDIFPEIGHLPIASITNQQVIAALRKIEERGAGEVAHRLKATCARVFSYANQHDIENKNPAADLKDVLKPVKIGHFAAIAPDELPAFLEAIRANNARLYAPTRIALRLMLLIFVRSSELRTTPWSEINLETGEWVIPWQRMKRGKLTMNPDTTDHHVCLSRQGLELLRELHQYTGGSKYLFPNQRDHEKPMSGDAIRMALNRMGYEGKMTTHGFRALAMTTLKEKLGYRHETVDRQLAHAQKDKIASAYDRAQFIDERKKMMQHWADYLDGIKAGGNVIQGGFKQA